The Equus asinus isolate D_3611 breed Donkey chromosome 22, EquAss-T2T_v2, whole genome shotgun sequence genome has a segment encoding these proteins:
- the LOC106832646 gene encoding olfactory receptor 6C2-like, producing the protein MRNHTITTFILLGLTDDPQLKVVIFIFLFLTYVLSVTGNLTIISLTFVDSHLKTAMYFFLQNFSFLEISFTSACIPKYLYSIATGDKTITYDNCAIQIFFTDLFAVTEFFLLVTISYDRYVAICKPLHYVTIMNHRVCRRLILWCWTAGLFIILPPLSLGLTLKFCDSNVIDHFVCDAAPLLKIACSETWLIEQMVIDCAVLTFIVTLICVILSYVYIIKTVLQFPSAQQRKKAFSTCSSHMIVVSITYGSCIFMYVKPSAEESAAINKGMAVLITSIAPMLNPFIYSLRNKQVKQAFNDLIKRIALFLKK; encoded by the coding sequence ATGAGAAACCACACAATAACAACTTTTATCCTGCTAGGACTGACTGATGATCCACAGCTGAAggttgtgatttttatctttctttttctcacctacGTGTTGAGTGTAACTGGGAACCTGACAATCATTTCCCTCACTTTCGTAGATTCTCACCTTAAAACTGCCATGTACTTTTTCCTACAAAATTTCTCCTTCTTAGAAATCTCATTTACATCTGCTTGTATTCCCAAATATTTGTACAGCATAGCAACAGGTGACAAGACAATCACATATGACAATTGTGCTATACAAATTTTTTTTACTGATCTTTTTGCGGTAACAGAATTTTTTCTCTTGGTCACCATTTCTTATGATCGATATGTAGCCATCTGTAAACCCTTACATTACGTGACCATTATGAACCACAGGGTCTGTAGAAGACTCATCCTTTGGTGCTGGACAGCTGGCTTGTTCATCATACTACCCCCTCTTAGCCTGGGCCTAactctgaaattctgtgattcTAATGTTATTGACCATTTTGTCTGTGATGCAGCCCCACTCCTAAAGATCGCATGCTCAGAAACATGGCTCATAGAGCAGATGGTCATAGACTGTGCTGTGTTGACCTTTATCGTGACCCTCATATGTGTAATTCTATCCTACGTGTACATCATCAAGACCGTTCTACAATTCCCTTCTGCCCAGCAAAGAAAGAAGGCATTTTCTACCTGTTCTTCCCACATGATTGTGGTCTCCATCACGTATGGAAGCTGTATTTTCATGTATGTTAAACCTTCAGCAGAGGAATCAGCAGCTATTAATAAGGGTATGGCAGTCCTCATTACTTCCATTGCtcccatgctgaaccccttcattTACTCCTTGAGAAACAAGCAAGTAAAACAAGCCTTCAATGACTTAATCAAAAGAATTGCACTGTTCTtaaaaaagtaa
- the LOC106832648 gene encoding olfactory receptor 6C2-like, translating to MKNGTVTTFILLGLTDDPELQVLIFIFLFLTYLLSVTGNLTIITLTFMDSHLKTPMYFFLKNFSFLEISFTSACIPRYLYSIATGDKVITYNACATQLFFIDLCIVAEFFLLAAMSYDRYVAICKPLHYVIIMSSRVCRILIICCWMAGLCVIMPPLGLGLNLKFCDSNKIDHFGCDALPLVKISCSDTWFIEQTVIICAVLTLNMTLTCVVLSYACIIKTIFRFPSVQQRKKAFSTCSSHMIVVSITYGTCIFIYMNPTAKEEMTVNKVVSLLISSISPSLNPFIYTLRNNQVKEVFKDSIKRIAFLSTR from the coding sequence ATGAAAAACGGTACCGTAACAACATTCATTCTGCTGGGACTGACAGATGACCCTGAGCTTCAGgttctgatttttatctttctatttctcacCTACTTGCTGAGTGTAACTGGAAACCTGACCATCATCACACTCACCTTTATGGATTCCCACCTTAAaacacccatgtactttttcttaaaaaatttctcCTTCTTGGAAATCTCATTCACATCTGCTTGTATTCCCAGATACTTGTATAGCATAGCAACAGGTGACAAGGTCATTACCTATAATGCTTGTGCCACGCAATTGTTTTTTATTGACCTCTGTATAGTAGCAGAATTTTTTCTGCTGGCTgccatgtcctatgaccgctatgtggccatatGCAAACCCTTGCATTATGTGATCATCATGAGCAGCAGAGTCTGCAGGATTCTCATCATCTGTTGTTGGATGGCTGGTTTATGTGTAATAATGCCACCACTTGGCCTGGGTTTAAATCTAAAATTCTGTGACTCTAACAAGATTGATCATTTTGGCTGTGATGCATTGCCCTTAGTGAAAATCTCATGCTCGGACACATGGTTCATAGAACAGACAGTTATAATCTGTGCTGTGCTGACCCTGAATATGACTCTTACTTGTGTAGTTTTGTCATATGCTTGCATCATCAAGACAATTTTTAGATTCCCTTCTgttcagcaaaggaaaaaggcCTTTTCTACCTGTTCTTCCCACATGATTGTGGTTTCCATCACCTATGGCACATGCATTTTCATCTATATGAATCCAACAGCAAAGGAAGAAATGACTGTTAACAAAGTAGTCTCACTgcttatttcttctatttcaccTTCATTGAACCCATTTATCTATACCTTGAGAAACAATCAAGTTAAGGAAGTCTTCAAGGACTCAATCAAAAGAATTGCCTTTCTCTCAACtaggtaa